Proteins encoded by one window of Arachis hypogaea cultivar Tifrunner chromosome 1, arahy.Tifrunner.gnm2.J5K5, whole genome shotgun sequence:
- the LOC112797466 gene encoding uncharacterized protein has translation MGDDQKMKKVMHNHGSSSTRPRIMELEELYQGIPDESVNLTFQDLANVHHNNSVSPEKRSNSIITPTTTNPFVSPNSSPPMSKLPSLDFSKGLQATNNNNHHHHGDDDSSSWGHFGHHQHHDIEVGDHRVVHKNNGHHHHHHNHNQFSHASDYSMGYDSMMMSGVSGSGKGGGGRRRPGIPHSKICTVCSNYIYMLRTRCLVCGRVYCRQCVEIGMGEMTEGRKCIECLGLRFSQRYIERAGMLGCCSWRYPSTLKQTELKWAEKGPRRSGQRGYSHHHGLPPSRTPTPTHSNEPSFVMSASYSPFSSHHHLPL, from the exons ATGGGTGATGATCAAAAAATGAAGAAGGTTATGCATAATCATGGATCATCATCAACAAGGCCAAGAATTATGGAACTTGAAGAATTGTATCAAGGAATCCCAGATGAATCTGTTAACCTCACATTTCAAGACTTAGCCAATGTTCATCATAATAATAGTGTATCACCAGAAAAGAGATCAAATTCCATAATTACCCCTACTACTACTAACCCTTTTGTTTCACCTAATTCTTCTCCTCCTATGTCCAAATTACCTAGCCTTGATTTCAGCAAAGGGTTGCAAGccaccaacaacaacaatcatcatcatcatggtgATGATGATTCATCTTCATGGGGTCATTTTGGACATCATCAGCATCATGATATTGAAGTTGGTGATCATAGAGTAGTGCATAAGAATAatggtcatcatcatcaccatcataatcataatcagtTTAGCCATGCAAGTGATTATAGCATGGGGTATGATAGCATGATGATGAGTGGTGTTAGTGGTTCGGGAAAAGGTGGTGGTGGAAGGAGGAGACCCGGGATTCCTCACTCCAAGATTTGCACTGTTTGTAGTAATTATATCTACATGCTAAGGACTAGATGCTTG GTATGTGGCAGAGTTTACTGTAGGCAATGTGTTGAAATTGGGATGGGAGAGATGACTGAAGGAAGAAAGTGTATCGAATGTCTTGGATTAAGATTTAGTCAAag GTACATAGAAAGGGCAGGGATGTTAGGGTGCTGCAGTTGGAGGTATCCAAGCACATTGAAGCAAACTGAACTGAAATGGGCTGAGAAAGGACCAAGGAGGAGTGGTCAAAGAGGGTATAGTCACCACCATGGCTTGCCACCTTCAAGAACACCTACACCTACTCATAGCAATGAACCATCTTTTGTTATGTCTGCCTCTTATTCCCCTTTCTCTTCTCATCACCACCTTcccctttaa